One Micromonospora sp. WMMD1120 genomic region harbors:
- a CDS encoding endo alpha-1,4 polygalactosaminidase: MRIRPRRHIAVRPLRRALSAGVVLVLAVPAYGCRPEVTPPGAPTAWPADQARHWQWQWQLTGPLDPAVDATVFLLDPVGTTSAQTADLRSRDRRLICQVYVGSVRSADPDASRLPDVVRGAAGRRPDSRWLDVRAWDTLEPVLADRFRLCRGKGFGAVALADADGYASPTGFPLDFDDQLLFNRRLAELARSLSLSPGLINDVPQVAALAPDFDFAVNEECVRLNQCAKLLPFTDAGKPVFHVEYTGSTDDFCVTTVGYGFASIRKDRTLDAPRQPCPLP, from the coding sequence ATGCGGATCCGGCCACGGCGTCACATCGCCGTACGCCCGCTGCGCCGCGCCCTGTCGGCAGGAGTCGTCCTCGTGCTGGCGGTGCCGGCGTACGGCTGTCGACCCGAGGTGACCCCACCCGGCGCGCCCACCGCGTGGCCGGCCGACCAGGCTCGGCACTGGCAGTGGCAGTGGCAGCTCACCGGCCCCCTCGACCCGGCGGTGGACGCGACTGTCTTCCTGCTCGACCCGGTGGGCACCACCAGCGCGCAGACCGCCGACCTGCGCTCCCGCGACCGCCGGTTGATCTGCCAGGTGTACGTCGGGTCGGTCCGCTCCGCAGACCCGGACGCGAGCCGCCTACCCGACGTCGTACGGGGAGCGGCCGGACGCCGGCCTGACAGCCGATGGCTGGACGTGCGGGCCTGGGACACCCTCGAACCGGTGCTTGCCGACCGGTTCCGGCTCTGCCGGGGCAAGGGCTTCGGCGCGGTGGCCCTCGCTGACGCCGACGGGTACGCGTCCCCCACCGGTTTCCCGCTCGACTTCGACGACCAACTGCTGTTCAACCGGCGGCTGGCCGAGCTGGCCCGCTCACTGAGCCTGTCTCCCGGGCTGATCAATGACGTTCCGCAGGTCGCCGCGCTGGCCCCGGATTTCGACTTCGCCGTCAACGAGGAGTGCGTCCGGCTGAACCAGTGCGCCAAGCTGCTGCCCTTCACCGACGCCGGCAAGCCGGTCTTCCACGTGGAGTACACCGGCTCGACCGACGACTTCTGCGTCACCACGGTGGGCTACGGCTTCGCGTCCATCCGCAAGGACCGCACCCTGGACGCCCCCCGCCAACCCTGCCCCCTCCCGTAA
- a CDS encoding CAP domain-containing protein has product MHGWTDPMDPNGAPRRAGRPTDEPAWLHDRPEPRSAYLFGDEPGQSDAEWHREQADEQWHREQSAADRQPERAAHADAPTASWASHDPDSTTDRWAGNPPAPGASDGWRPDPGTQRTDDWHSDAAAGTSGTWRDAAATGRTGEGRHRSPRRWRRPLMIGGAAAAATLVVSVGVGALAMPGGDDGAPQSTAVDDTYATPAAPTEEPALDTLAAPSPSATPSPTSASPTPSKVVKPTPAASRTTAASRRGVERSSAPSTNGGSSGSTGSSGAVSAQAREVVDLVNAERAKAGCKALTINEKLMTAAQRHSQDQADHQKMSHTGSDGSNAGTRLDRVGYTWRTYGENVAWNQKSPTAVMDAWMNSSGHRANILNCAFTEIGVGIASSNGPYWTQVFAAPR; this is encoded by the coding sequence GTGCACGGCTGGACCGATCCAATGGACCCGAACGGCGCCCCCCGGCGCGCCGGACGGCCGACCGACGAGCCGGCCTGGCTGCACGACCGCCCGGAGCCCCGTTCGGCCTACCTGTTCGGCGACGAGCCCGGCCAGTCCGACGCCGAGTGGCACCGGGAGCAGGCTGACGAACAGTGGCACCGGGAGCAGTCCGCCGCCGACCGCCAGCCCGAGCGGGCCGCCCACGCCGACGCGCCGACCGCCAGCTGGGCGAGCCACGACCCGGACAGCACGACGGACCGCTGGGCCGGCAACCCCCCGGCCCCGGGCGCGTCCGACGGGTGGCGCCCCGATCCGGGCACGCAGCGGACTGACGACTGGCACAGCGACGCCGCGGCGGGAACCTCCGGCACCTGGCGAGACGCCGCGGCGACCGGCCGCACCGGCGAGGGGCGGCACCGCTCCCCACGCCGCTGGCGTCGGCCGCTGATGATCGGCGGCGCCGCGGCGGCCGCCACCCTCGTGGTGAGCGTCGGCGTCGGCGCGCTCGCGATGCCCGGTGGTGACGACGGCGCCCCGCAGTCGACAGCCGTCGACGACACCTATGCCACACCCGCCGCGCCGACCGAGGAGCCGGCGCTCGACACACTCGCCGCGCCCTCGCCGTCCGCCACACCCAGCCCGACGTCCGCCAGCCCGACGCCGAGCAAGGTCGTCAAGCCCACACCGGCCGCCTCCCGGACCACCGCCGCGTCGCGCCGCGGCGTCGAGCGCAGCAGCGCGCCGAGTACGAACGGCGGTTCGAGCGGGTCCACCGGCTCCAGCGGCGCCGTCAGCGCGCAGGCCCGCGAGGTCGTGGACCTGGTCAACGCCGAACGGGCCAAGGCCGGTTGCAAGGCGCTGACCATCAACGAGAAGTTGATGACGGCCGCCCAGCGGCACAGCCAGGACCAGGCCGACCACCAGAAGATGTCCCACACCGGCAGCGACGGCAGCAACGCCGGCACCAGGTTGGACCGGGTCGGCTACACCTGGCGGACGTACGGCGAGAACGTCGCCTGGAACCAGAAGAGCCCGACCGCCGTCATGGACGCGTGGATGAACAGCTCCGGTCACCGCGCCAACATCCTGAACTGCGCGTTCACCGAGATCGGCGTCGGCATCGCCAGCAGCAACGGGCCGTACTGGACGCAGGTCTTCGCGGCGCCGCGCTGA